In one Elephas maximus indicus isolate mEleMax1 chromosome 9, mEleMax1 primary haplotype, whole genome shotgun sequence genomic region, the following are encoded:
- the LOC126082952 gene encoding olfactory receptor 1L6, producing MEIKSYSSSTSGFILLGLSSNPQLQKPLFAIFFTMYLVTMVGNVLIILAIHSDSRLHTPMYFFLSNLSFMDICFTTVIVPKMLVNLLSEEKTISYVGCLIQMYFSMAFGNTDSYLLASMAIDRLVAICNPFHYDVVMSPRRCLLMLLGSCTISHLHSLLRVLLMSRLSFCASHVIKHFFCDTQPVLKLSCSDTSSSQIVVMTETLAVIVTPFLCILFSYLRIIIAVLRIPSATGRWKAFSTCGSHLTVVALFYGSVIYVYFRPLSMYSVVKDRLATVTYTVVTPMLNPFIYSLRNKDMKRGLGKLRDRIHS from the coding sequence ATGGAGATAAAGAGCTACAGCAGCAGCACTTCAGGCTTCATCCTTCTGGGCCTCTCCTCCAACCCTCAGCTGCAGAAGCCTCTTTTTGCCATCTTCTTCACCATGTACCTCGTCACCATGGTGGGGAATGTGCTCATCATTCTAGCCATACATTCTGACTCCAGGCTTCATACTcctatgtactttttcctcagcaaCTTGTCCTTCATGGATATCTGCTTCACAACAGTCATTGTGCCCAAGATGCTAGTGAATTTACTATCAGAGGAAAAAACTATCTCCTACGTGGGCTGCCTGATCCAGATGTACTTCTCTATGGCCTTCGGGAACACTGATAGCTACCTGCTGGCATCCATGGCCATAGACCGGCTGGTGGCCATCTGCAACCCCTTTCATTATGATGTGGTCATGAGCCCACGGCGTTGTCTTCTCATGTTACTGGGTTCTTGCACCATATCTCATTTGCACTCCTTGCTCCGGGTGCTGCTCATGTCTCGTCTGTCTTTCTGTGCCTCTCATGTCATTAAGCACTTTTTTTGTGACACTCAGCCTGTGCTAAAGCTGTCCTGCTCTGACACCTCCTCCAGCCAGATTGTGGTCATGACTGAGACCCTGGCTGTCATTGTGACACCTTTCTTGTGCATACTCTTCTCCTACTTACGGATTATCATTGCTGTGCTCAGAATCCCCTCCGCAACTGGGAGGTGGAAGGCCTTCTCTACCTGTGGCTCCCACCTCACTGTAGTAGCCCTGTTCTATGGGAGTGTCATCTATGTTTATTTTAGGCCCCTGTCCATGTACTCAGTAGTGAAGGACCGACTAGCCACAGTTACATACACTGTGGTGACACCCATGTTGAACCCTTTCATCTATAGCCTGAGGAACAAGGATATGAAGAGAGGTTTGGGAAAGTTAAGGGACAGAATTCACTCATAG